One region of Streptomyces sp. NBC_00442 genomic DNA includes:
- a CDS encoding HdeD family acid-resistance protein produces MAKPTRNVEGEGGERNARREGRRLSRSFGVLALLGAVLVVAGIVGLAYTEFATLTTMLLFGWLLLIGGVVGLAHAIQSRGSRFFWLAVVVAALNLAAGVVIIRRPEGSAEALTMFAALLFLTGGVFRLAGSVVVRGPQFGWTLVQGAFGVLLGILVLANWPSNSRYVIGCFFSLALLFDGLGLIAIGVGGRRIVTLVSDAVASPEAAKSTPPMSPTPPQAMAKPSERDQNPPER; encoded by the coding sequence CGGCGAGCGGAACGCCCGACGCGAAGGCAGAAGACTGAGCCGGAGCTTCGGTGTGCTCGCACTGCTCGGAGCCGTCCTGGTCGTGGCCGGCATCGTGGGCCTCGCCTACACCGAATTCGCGACCCTCACCACGATGCTGCTCTTCGGCTGGCTGCTGCTCATCGGCGGTGTCGTCGGTCTCGCCCACGCGATCCAGTCACGCGGCTCGCGCTTCTTCTGGCTCGCGGTCGTGGTCGCCGCGCTGAACCTGGCCGCCGGAGTCGTCATCATCCGCCGCCCCGAGGGCAGCGCCGAGGCGCTCACGATGTTCGCCGCCCTGCTGTTCCTGACCGGCGGGGTCTTCCGGCTGGCCGGCAGCGTGGTGGTGCGCGGGCCGCAGTTCGGCTGGACGCTGGTGCAGGGCGCGTTCGGTGTGCTCCTGGGCATCCTGGTGCTGGCGAACTGGCCGAGCAACAGCCGGTACGTCATCGGCTGTTTCTTCTCGCTGGCCCTGCTCTTCGACGGCCTGGGGCTGATCGCGATCGGCGTCGGCGGCCGCAGAATCGTCACTCTTGTGAGCGACGCGGTGGCCTCGCCCGAGGCCGCGAAAAGCACACCTCCGATGTCTCCGACACCCCCGCAAGCCATGGCAAAGCCGTCAGAGAGGGATCAGAACCCGCCGGAGAGGTGA